In the genome of Dermacentor andersoni chromosome 3, qqDerAnde1_hic_scaffold, whole genome shotgun sequence, one region contains:
- the LOC126524249 gene encoding 3-alpha-hydroxysteroid sulfotransferase-like, protein METFATIPGRRPYRQIIDGVPMCPWLVTETFRKSLKFRAAKDDVVQVTYPKSGTHWVQYITQIILGKAGPATGYNELTQNFRSIEYTDSADWKPAMPMRLFFAHQPLRREVMNAAAKYIYVARNPWDVCVSLFRMITDVSLYQFEDGTFEEFFEAFIEADLGYGSYFDHVAAGYALKDEPNVFFFTYEELKADTRSTVLKLAHFLGDSYGRALEEDDKRLQNILEWSRPQHMRKTMVIDFKANKVPQWDELFAVKKASSKQGFEGDKQRYAVVKEARLSMLAT, encoded by the exons ATGGAGACCTTCGCAACCATACCAGGCCGTAGGCCTTACCGGCAGATTATCGACGGCGTGCCTATGTGCCCTTGGCTCGTTACGGAAACTTTTCGAAAAAGCCtcaaatttcgtgccgccaaagacGACGTCGTGCAAGTCACATATCCCAAAAGTGGAACCCATTGGGTTCAGTACATTACTCAGATTATTCTCGGGAAAGCCGGCCCGGCCACTGGATACAACGAGTTGACCCAGAACTTCCGCAGCATCGAGTACACCGATAGCGCCGACTGGAAGCCCGCCATGCCAATGAGACTGTTCTTCGCTCACCAGCCACTTCGCCGCGAGGTCATGAACGCAGCGGCCAAATACATCTACGTCGCTCGCAATCCATGGGACGTATGCGTCTCGCTTTTTCGCATGATCACGGACGTCAGCCTGTACCAGTTTGAGGACGGCACTTTCGAAGAGTTCTTCGAAGCTTTCATCGAAGCTGACTTGGGCTACGGGAGCTACTTTGACCACGTGGCAGCTGGTTACGCCTTGAAGGACGAACCCAACGTGTTCTTCTTCACCTACGAAGAACTTAAAGCTGACACCCGATCCACGGTTCTCAAACTGGCTCATTTTCTGGGCGACAGTTACGGCAGAGCTTTGGAAGAGGATGACAAGAGGCTGCAGAACATTCTGGAATGGTCCAGACCCCAACATATGAGAAAGACGATGGTGATTGACTTCAAGGCTAACAAGGTACCGCAGTGGGACGAACTGTTTGCCGTCAAGAAGGCCAGCAGCAAGCAAGGGTTCGAAGGAGACAAGCAGAGGTACGCCGTGGTGAAGGAAGCCAGG CTTTCGATGCTGGCCACCTGA